A single genomic interval of Balaenoptera musculus isolate JJ_BM4_2016_0621 chromosome 14, mBalMus1.pri.v3, whole genome shotgun sequence harbors:
- the RAN gene encoding GTP-binding nuclear protein Ran produces MAAQGEPQVQFKLVLVGDGGTGKTTFVKRHLTGEFEKKYVATLGVEVHPLVFHTNRGPIKFNVWDTAGQEKFGGLRDGYYIQAQCAIIMFDVTSRVTYKNVPNWHRDLVRVCENIPIVLCGNKVDIKDRKVKAKSIVFHRKKNLQYYDISAKSNYNFEKPFLWLARKLIGDPNLEFVAMPALAPPEVVMDPALAAQYEHDLEVAQTTALPDEDDDL; encoded by the exons ATGGCTGCGCAAGGAGAGCCCCAAGTGCAGTTCAAG CTCGTATTGGTTGGTGACGGCGGTACTGGGAAAACTACATTTGTGAAACGCCATCTGACTGGTGAATTTGAGAAGAAGTATGTAG CCACCTTGGGCGTTGAGGTCCATCCCCTTGTGTTCCATACCAACAGAGGACCCATTAAGTTCAACGTATGGGATACAGCTGGCCAGGAGAAATTTGGAGGACTGAGAGATGGCTATTACATCCAAG CTCAGTGTGCCATCATAATGTTTGATGTAACGTCAAGGGTCACTTACAAGAACGTGCCTAACTGGCATAGAGATCTGGTGCGAGTGTGCGAGAACATCCCCATCGTGCTGTGTGGCAACAAAGTGGACATCAAGGACAGAAAGGTTAAGGCAAAGTCGATTGTCTTCCACCGAAAGAAGAATCTTCAG TACTATGACATCTCCGCCAAAAGTAACTATAATTTTGAAAAGCCCTTCCTCTGGCTTGCTAGAAAACTGATCGGAGACCCTAACTTGGAGTTTGTCGCCATGCCTGCTCTCGCGCCGCCAGAGGTGGTCATGGACCCAGCGTTGGCAGCGCAGTACGAGCACGATCTAGAG GTTGCTCAGACAACTGCCCTCCCGGATGAAGATGATGACCTGTGA